From Neobacillus sp. PS2-9, the proteins below share one genomic window:
- the glcT gene encoding glucose PTS transporter transcription antiterminator GlcT: protein MASLLIDKVLNNNVIIAEHPSYEEVVVIGKGIGFNRKRGDYIDTDVIEKLFVLENEKEQENYIKLLPFIDNEFLEVIISAMDLIKQRTHSTLNEHIHVALTDHLMFALTRASQGMEMKNPFLVETKALYRHEFEIAKEVVELIKEKTGIDLPIGEVGFIALHIHSAVTNRNLSDVNQYSQLVSRLVKMVEEQFEIEIDKESIDYMRLVRHLRFAIERVVKGEKVEEPEKIASLLKEEYPVCYNLSWKLIKVMQQTLKMKVFDAEAVYLTMHLQRLQHKFK from the coding sequence TTGGCAAGTTTATTAATTGATAAAGTGTTAAATAACAATGTCATTATTGCTGAACACCCTTCCTACGAAGAAGTGGTTGTCATTGGAAAGGGCATTGGCTTCAATCGAAAACGCGGTGATTATATTGATACAGATGTAATCGAAAAGCTTTTTGTCCTTGAAAATGAAAAAGAACAGGAAAATTACATTAAACTACTTCCGTTTATCGATAATGAGTTTTTAGAAGTGATTATTTCCGCCATGGATTTAATCAAGCAAAGAACCCATTCGACGCTAAATGAACATATTCATGTGGCATTAACGGACCATCTTATGTTTGCCTTAACAAGGGCTTCTCAAGGAATGGAAATGAAAAACCCGTTCTTAGTGGAAACAAAGGCTCTTTATCGCCACGAGTTTGAAATAGCAAAAGAAGTAGTAGAGTTGATTAAAGAAAAGACCGGGATTGACCTACCAATTGGGGAAGTCGGATTTATCGCCCTCCATATTCATAGTGCTGTGACCAACAGAAACCTCTCCGACGTGAATCAATATTCACAGCTTGTCAGCCGGCTGGTCAAAATGGTCGAAGAGCAGTTTGAAATAGAGATTGATAAAGAAAGCATTGATTATATGAGGCTTGTTCGTCACTTGCGGTTTGCTATTGAGAGAGTAGTCAAAGGGGAAAAAGTAGAGGAACCAGAAAAAATAGCTTCCCTCTTGAAAGAAGAATATCCTGTGTGTTATAATCTCTCATGGAAGCTCATTAAAGTGATGCAGCAAACATTAAAAATGAAGGTTTTTGATGCAGAAGCAGTGTATCTAACGATGCATCTGCAGCGACTTCAACATAAATTTAAATAG
- a CDS encoding NCS2 family permease — protein MHKYFEFEKYGTNYRREFIGGITTFLAMAYILVVNPLTLSLASIKDFPDALRMDYGAVFVATALASALGSIIMGLLGKYPLALAPGMGLNAFFAYTVVLGSGIPWQHALGAVLISGVFFFLLTLTGLREKIINAIPIDLKHAVGAGIGLFITFIGLQNAGIIVNNDATLVGLGDLTAGNTLLSIFGILITVIMMTRGINGAVFFGMVITVIVGMIFDLIKVPHQVVDTVPSLAPTFGAAFSSFGDSSFYTTSMLGIILTFLFVDFFDNAGTLVAVANQAGIMKDNKLPRAGRALISDSIATSVGAVLGTSTTTSYIESSAGVASGARTGFASLVTAGMFILSLFFFPLLSVVTAPVTAPALIIVGVLMVSSLGKIDWQRFEIAVPAFLTMIAMPLSYSIATGIAVGFIFYPITMIVKGRVKEINPIMYFFFVIFVLYFIFLK, from the coding sequence ATGCACAAATATTTTGAGTTTGAAAAATACGGTACAAATTACCGCCGCGAATTTATTGGGGGAATTACGACCTTCTTGGCGATGGCTTATATTTTAGTCGTAAACCCGTTAACTTTATCGCTTGCTTCTATAAAAGACTTTCCAGATGCGTTAAGAATGGATTATGGTGCGGTATTTGTGGCAACAGCCTTAGCATCTGCATTAGGATCCATTATCATGGGGCTCCTTGGTAAGTATCCATTGGCTTTGGCACCTGGTATGGGATTAAATGCTTTCTTTGCTTACACAGTTGTATTAGGAAGCGGGATTCCATGGCAGCATGCACTTGGCGCAGTCCTTATTTCTGGGGTGTTTTTCTTCTTATTAACTCTGACTGGACTTCGTGAAAAAATTATTAATGCGATTCCGATTGATCTAAAGCACGCTGTTGGTGCAGGAATTGGTTTGTTCATCACATTTATCGGCTTACAAAATGCAGGAATTATTGTAAATAACGATGCGACACTTGTAGGGCTCGGCGATTTAACAGCGGGTAATACACTACTTTCAATCTTTGGAATTCTTATTACAGTTATTATGATGACTAGAGGAATTAATGGCGCCGTATTCTTTGGAATGGTGATCACCGTTATAGTTGGAATGATTTTTGATTTAATCAAGGTACCACATCAAGTAGTTGATACGGTGCCAAGCTTAGCGCCGACATTCGGTGCTGCATTCTCTTCCTTCGGTGACAGTTCTTTTTACACAACATCGATGCTTGGAATTATCTTAACTTTCTTGTTTGTAGATTTCTTTGATAACGCAGGAACCCTGGTAGCAGTTGCGAACCAAGCGGGTATTATGAAAGACAATAAGCTGCCTCGTGCAGGCCGTGCGTTGATTTCTGATTCGATTGCAACGAGTGTAGGTGCCGTTCTTGGTACATCAACAACGACTTCATATATCGAATCATCAGCTGGGGTTGCTTCTGGTGCTAGAACAGGGTTTGCTTCTTTAGTCACAGCAGGTATGTTCATCTTATCGCTATTTTTCTTTCCGTTATTATCTGTAGTAACTGCACCTGTAACGGCACCAGCCCTTATCATTGTTGGGGTGTTGATGGTTTCATCTTTAGGAAAAATTGACTGGCAACGTTTTGAGATTGCCGTGCCTGCGTTCTTAACGATGATCGCGATGCCGCTATCATACAGCATTGCAACGGGGATTGCGGTAGGCTTTATCTTTTATCCAATCACCATGATTGTTAAAGGAAGGGTAAAAGAAATCAATCCGATCATGTACTTCTTCTTTGTCATCTTTGTTCTGTATTTTATATTCTTAAAATAA
- the guaA gene encoding glutamine-hydrolyzing GMP synthase, translating to MAGKNDLVIVLDFGSQYNQLITRRIREFGVYSELHPHTITAEEIRRLNPKGIIFSGGPNSVYDENSFRCDESIFEMGLPILGICYGMQLMTVHFNGKVEKAKNSEYGKATLTVQNQSALFADLPDEQVVWMSHGDLVVEAPAGFTVDGTNPSCPIAAMSDEARKLYAVQFHPEVQHSVHGNDLLKNFVFNVCDCSGDWSMENFIEMEMAKIRERVGDKKVLCALSGGVDSSVVAVLIHKAIGDQLTCIFVDHGLLRKNEAESVMKTFSEGFNMNVIKVDAKERFLSKLEGVSDPEKKRKIIGNEFIYVFDDEATKLEGIEFLAQGTLYTDIIESGTATAQTIKSHHNVGGLPEDMQFTLIEPLSTLFKDEVRALGTELGIPDEIVWRQPFPGPGLGIRVLGAISEDKLEIVRESDWILREEIKNAGLDREIWQYFTVLPDIRSVGVMGDARTYDYTIGIRAVTSIDGMTSDWARIPWDVLEVISTRIVNEVAHVNRVVYDITSKPPATIEWE from the coding sequence TTGGCAGGGAAAAATGATTTGGTTATTGTTTTAGATTTTGGAAGTCAATACAATCAGTTGATTACACGCCGAATTCGTGAATTTGGAGTATACAGTGAGCTTCACCCGCATACCATTACGGCTGAAGAAATCCGCCGTTTAAATCCAAAGGGAATTATTTTTTCTGGCGGACCAAACAGTGTGTATGATGAAAATTCTTTCCGTTGTGATGAGTCCATTTTTGAAATGGGTCTGCCGATTCTTGGGATTTGCTACGGCATGCAGCTAATGACGGTTCATTTTAATGGTAAGGTTGAAAAAGCCAAAAATAGTGAGTACGGAAAAGCGACTTTAACGGTTCAAAATCAATCCGCATTGTTTGCTGATCTACCTGATGAGCAGGTGGTTTGGATGAGCCACGGTGATCTTGTGGTTGAAGCGCCAGCTGGCTTTACTGTTGACGGTACGAACCCGTCCTGTCCGATTGCAGCCATGAGTGATGAAGCTAGAAAGCTTTATGCGGTTCAATTCCATCCAGAGGTACAGCATTCAGTTCATGGAAATGACCTTCTTAAGAACTTTGTCTTTAACGTGTGTGACTGTAGCGGCGATTGGTCGATGGAGAATTTCATTGAAATGGAAATGGCAAAAATCCGAGAGAGGGTTGGTGACAAAAAAGTTCTTTGTGCGTTAAGTGGAGGAGTAGACTCATCCGTTGTTGCCGTTTTAATTCACAAAGCAATTGGGGACCAGTTAACGTGTATCTTCGTTGATCATGGTTTGCTTCGTAAAAATGAAGCAGAAAGCGTAATGAAGACTTTTTCAGAAGGCTTCAATATGAATGTTATCAAAGTCGATGCCAAAGAAAGATTCCTATCAAAGCTTGAGGGTGTTTCTGACCCAGAGAAGAAGCGGAAAATCATCGGCAATGAGTTTATTTATGTATTCGATGATGAGGCGACAAAGCTTGAAGGAATTGAGTTTTTAGCGCAAGGAACTCTTTACACAGATATCATCGAAAGTGGTACGGCTACGGCTCAAACGATTAAATCCCATCACAATGTGGGAGGCCTGCCAGAAGATATGCAATTTACATTGATTGAACCATTGAGCACTTTGTTTAAGGATGAGGTTCGCGCCCTTGGAACGGAGCTCGGTATACCAGATGAAATCGTTTGGAGACAGCCATTCCCTGGTCCAGGTCTTGGAATTCGTGTGTTAGGGGCCATTTCTGAAGATAAACTGGAAATTGTTCGTGAATCAGATTGGATTCTACGAGAAGAAATCAAGAATGCAGGTCTTGATCGAGAAATCTGGCAGTACTTTACCGTGCTTCCAGACATCCGCAGTGTTGGTGTCATGGGGGATGCCAGAACCTATGATTACACCATTGGGATTCGTGCAGTTACCTCCATTGATGGGATGACTTCGGATTGGGCAAGAATTCCTTGGGATGTCCTTGAAGTGATCTCCACGAGAATTGTCAATGAAGTGGCACATGTAAACCGAGTGGTTTACGATATCACTAGTAAGCCGCCAGCAACCATTGAGTGGGAATAA